In Lagenorhynchus albirostris chromosome 14, mLagAlb1.1, whole genome shotgun sequence, one DNA window encodes the following:
- the ASPHD2 gene encoding aspartate beta-hydroxylase domain-containing protein 2 isoform X2 — MVCMPLGLPRTDQLTSLRIPNSSPKMSLEWLVAWSWSLDGLRDCIATGMQSVRDCDTTAAVTVACLLVLFVWYCYHVGREQPRPYVSVNALMQGPDATGLQNGLAYGQPPECVRCSHREGLNQKLYHNLQEYAKRYSWSGMGRIHKGIREQGRYLSSRPSIQKPEVFFLPDLPTSPYFARDAQKHDVELLERNFQTILCEFEALYKAFSNCSLPQGWKMNSTPSGEWVTFYLVNQGVCVPRNCRKCPRTYRLLGSLRTCIGNNVFGNACISVLSPGTVITEHYGPTNIRLRCHLGLKTPSGCELVVGGEPQCWAEGRCLLFDDSFLHAAFHEGSAEDGPRVVFMVDLWHPNVAAAERQALDFIFAPGR; from the exons ATGGTATGCATGCCCTTGGGACTCCCGAGGACTGACCAGCTGACCTCTCTTCGGATCCCCAACAGCTCCCCCAAAATGTCGCTCGAGTGGCTGGTGGCCTGGAGCTGGTCGCTGGACGGCCTGAGGGACTGCATCGCCACCGGCATGCAGTCCGTGCGGGACTGCGACACCACGGCCGCGGTCACCGTGGCCTGCCTGCTGGTCCTGTTCGTGTGGTACTGTTACCACGTGGGCAGGGAGCAGCCCCGGCCCTACGTCTCGGTCAACGCCCTGATGCAGGGCCCCGACGCCACGGGGCTGCAGAACGGGCTCGCGTACGGCCAGCCCCCCGAGTGCGTGCGCTGCAGCCACAGGGAGGGCCTCAACCAGAAGCTCTACCACAACCTGCAGGAGTACGCCAAGCGCTACTCCTGGTCCGGCATGGGCCGCATCCACAAGGGCATCCGCGAGCAGGGCCGCTACCTCAGCAGCCGGCCCTCCATCCAGAAGCCCGAGGTCTTCTTCCTGCCCGACCTCCCCACCTCGCCCTACTTCGCCCGGGACGCACAGAAGCATGACGTGGAGCTGCTGGAGCGCAACTTCCAGACCATCCTGTGCGAATTTGAGGCCCTGTACAAAGCGTTTTCCAACTGCAGcctcccacagggctggaaaatgaACAGCACCCCCAGTGGGGAGTGGGTCACCTTTTACTTGGTCAATCAGGGGGTCTGCGTCCCCCGGAACTGCAGGAAGTGCCCACGGACGTACCGCTTGCTTGGAAGCCTTCGGACCTGTATTGGGAACAATGTTTTTGGGAACGCGTGCATCTCCGTGCTGAGCCCCGGCACCGTGATAACGGAGCACTACGGACCCACGAACATCCGCCTCCGCTGCCATTTAG GTCTGAAAACTCCGAGTGGCTGTGAGCTGGTGGTGGGCGGGGAGCCCCAGTGCTGGGCAGAAGGCCGCTGCCTCCTCTTCGATGATTCTTTCCTGCATGCCGCGTTCCATGAAG GTTCGGCGGAGGACGGCCCACGGGTGGTTTTCATGGTGGATCTGTGGCATCCCAACGTCGCAGCGGCCGAACGGCAGGCCCTGGATTTCATCTTTGCCCCGGGACGATGA